The genomic window ATTCGGACAAAATATTTATTCCCAATGTATACTTAATTTTCAAACTTTTATAAAATACACAAAATTAAGTAATGAAGAATTTGATACTTATGCACAGAAAAATGGTTGGTTTTACAACACGGAATTAGAAGCATATATGTGTGACAATGAAACTAAAAATAATTGCCGTGCTATACTCAATAGGGTGAAAAAAAGTGAGTATGACATTACTACATATACTTTCTTTGACAAAAGAATATATATTAGTTTTAAAGAAATGCTAGAATCACAAGGAAAACTATCCAATCAAACTGAAAATGACGGCACAAGAACTATAAACTATATATATAATAAAAATATTATTTCATTATTAATAACCACACAAAACGAAAATTACAAAATCACTAATATATATAAAATTATTACTAGTAGATAATAATCTTCAACACACAGTTTTCTATAACTAACGCAAAAGCAGCATATTCATAGAAAAGATAATTTTAATTTAAAACGACACCACGAAAACTTATAATTTGTAAAATTCATAATTCTAATTATGCTTTTTTTAATACTTATTCCTAAACCACACTTTTTGCCACTCTCTTTTTAAGATTAAAAAAGCAACATCTTCAGCCAGCATTACTAAATCAGAACCATCGAGTTTTTTTATTTGCTCTTCGGGAACATCTATAATATAAAGCAGATTCAAATATTCGGCAAATTTGTACTGAATCATTCGATAGATTTTTTCGTGCAATTGAATTTTTAATTCTTCGGGCGAAATACTCATTGGAAAATCAATGCCTTCATTGGCTAAATTAAAATCCTTATTGATTTGTTCAATCAATTTCAGATACAAAGATTCTTTTTGAGCTTCTTCGAATAAAAGATCAGTATTTATTGGAGTAATATACATTTTAGATGGCAGATTTTAGATGGCAGATTTCTGCTAAATATGCTTATTGCTTTCTTTCCATTAAGTTTTCGCCAAAAGTTTTTAGAATCACTTTCTTATCTTGTGAAATGCTCATTTTTTCTAAAGTTTCAAACGCTTTCAAAGTATAATCTTCAATGGCTTTTTGTGTGGCTTTTGAGCCTCCTGTAGTATTGAAAATTTCTTTTACAGCAGTAATTTTATCTGAATTATTGTCTTGCTTTGTAGAAAATAATTGGGTTAGTTGTTCTTTTTGGGTTGGGTTCGAAAACTCGATAGCTTTTAGATACAAATAGGTTTTTTTGTTTTCGATAATATCGCCACCTACTTGTTTTCCAAAAGTTTCTGGATCGCCAAAAGCGTCTAAATAATCATCCTGTAACTGAAAAGCTAAGCCTAAATTAAGTCCAAAATCGTAAATCAATCGGGAATTTTCTTTAGAGGTTTGAGCAATAATAGCTCCCATTTTCATTGCCGCAGCCACAAGAACGGCGGTTTTATATTCGATCATTTTCAAGTATTCAGGAATCGTAACATCGTTTCTGGTTTCAAAATCGACATCGTATTGTTGTCCTTCGCAAACTTCGAGAGCGGTTTTGCTAAATAATTTGGCTAGTTTTCGGAATATTTTAGGTTCGTAATTTTCAAAATATTGATACGCTAAAATCAACATCGCATCCCCAGAAAGAATACCAGTATTGATGTTCCATTTTTCGTGAACGGTTGCTTGTCCTCTTCGCAAAGGAGCGTCATCCATAATATCATCGTGAACTAAAGAAAAATTATGAAAAACCTCTACCGCCATGGCTGCAGGCAAGGCTTTTTTGTAATCTACCTCAAAAATATCGGCTGTCAGTAAGGTCAGAACGGGACGCATTCTTTTGCCACCCAATTGCAAAATGTAATCTATAGGTTGGTAGAGATTTTTAGGTTCTTTGTCAATTTTTTGATTTTCTAAATACTGTAGAAATTGTTCTTGATATTTGTGTATAGGAAGCATAAAATAATTTTCGGATTTGCAAAAGTTCAAAGATACTAATTCCATTCTGAATTATTGATCTCAAAAACCAATCGAAATGAAACCTAAAAATTAAGAAATGGTTAAAAAATGAAATAAGCTTAAAAATTCAAAACAGTAAAAGTTTTTCTTCTTCAAAAATTTATCAACAATCCCTAAAATTAACTTTTGCCTACAGCCTTATTCTGTAATTTTACAGGATGTATGCTTTAGTCGATTGTAACAATTTTTATGCTTCCTGCGAAAGGGTTTTTCAACCCCAATTCGTGGGTAAACCCGTTGCGATATTGTCTAACAACGACGGTTGTATAATTTCTAGAAGTAACGAAGCCAAAGCTGTTGGCGTTCCGATG from Flavobacterium eburneipallidum includes these protein-coding regions:
- a CDS encoding polyprenyl synthetase family protein, which codes for MLPIHKYQEQFLQYLENQKIDKEPKNLYQPIDYILQLGGKRMRPVLTLLTADIFEVDYKKALPAAMAVEVFHNFSLVHDDIMDDAPLRRGQATVHEKWNINTGILSGDAMLILAYQYFENYEPKIFRKLAKLFSKTALEVCEGQQYDVDFETRNDVTIPEYLKMIEYKTAVLVAAAMKMGAIIAQTSKENSRLIYDFGLNLGLAFQLQDDYLDAFGDPETFGKQVGGDIIENKKTYLYLKAIEFSNPTQKEQLTQLFSTKQDNNSDKITAVKEIFNTTGGSKATQKAIEDYTLKAFETLEKMSISQDKKVILKTFGENLMERKQ